In Hahella sp. HNIBRBA332, the genomic window CATGAGCGAGAAGCGCTTGATTCGCACTGTCGTTGAATGAAGCAGACATTGGAGGGTGTGCTATCTTTTGCTCATAGCTAGGCATGTTATCGAAATTGATGGCGATTGAGCGCTGACGAGGGGCAGAAGCATGTTCAAACTATTTGATTTATTACAATTGCTTAGTCCCACATTGTCGCCTGCCGATTGCAAATTACATATGGCCGTCTGGAATGGAGTAGAGCATCCCCTTGATGTCTTTCTTGCAGGAGATTTTGAGGATTGGCAGCGATGGCAAACAAAACGTAATTTTGAACGCCGGTTTGTAGTCTCTCTTATTAACATTCACGGCACGGACAACTGGCTTTTTAGCGGTCTATACGAACAAACAGGGGTTGAGTTCAAGAACGAAGAAAACTGTTTCTATTATGACTTAGGGCAAGTGCGAGACTGTGCTGAGCTCTCCGGCCGCTTGGTTATTAAATTTAGCCGAAATTTTCGGGCGACATATTTGTTGGCTGAACGGTGGAGTGAAGATCTATTGGTATCGGAACTCAAATCAGAGCGACTCACCTTATCGGAGTTTCCAGGTTTTAAATCAGTGAATTTGTCTAAGCGGGAATTAGATTGTGTTATTCGTCAGAGCATCCCATCTTGGAAAGGCGCGCTCTCCTCAGTCTCAGGAGTTTATGTAATATCAGATACGATGTCGGGGAAACTCTATGTTGGTAGTGCATATGGAGAAGGGGGCATATGGAGCCGCTGGTCGCAGTACTCGTCTTCGGGGCATGGTAACAACGTAGAACTCCGAGCGCTCTTGAACGACCTTGGCGCTAAAAGTGCTGAAGCCTTTCGTTTTTCAATTCTTGAAGTGGCGGATGTGCACGCCAATAAAAATGAAGTTATTACGCGCGAAACTCATTGGAAGGAAGTCTTGTTGTCCCGCACACATGGCTACAACTCGAATTAGCCAGAGAGTTAGGAACGTTAGAGTCAACTGAGAGCGAGAAAGTAGAGTGGCTTAACGACGTTTCCTAGAAATAGGGATTTCTTCTCCACCCGTTCGCCCTGAGCCTGTCGAAGGGCCTTCCAGAGCTATGAGCATCGCTTTAGTCGCAAAGTTGCTATCGACAGATTCTGAACCAAACACTGCTCATAAAATGCTTGATATCGTCCGATACAGATATTTAAGGGTGTGCTATCTTTATGAAGTGATAAAGGCCACTTTTATCTACACTAGGAGCTTATTGAGCCTATCTAACTATTTGCCATCTTATTCTTGCTATCGCCGCTATAGAGGTTAGGACGTTGTATTGAGGAGGCTACGTTGAAGGTACTAGGAATTCGAGTTGATCCCCAAAGGACAAGGTATGCTCTGGTTGAGTATGACGGAAATAACTTCACTCTTCTTAATTCAAATTCTGAGTCACGACTAGTATACCCTGCAGATATATCTGAGCCTGAGGATAAAGTGGAATGGCTTTATCATGAGTTAGGTCGCGTTTTTCATAGTCACCAGGGTGTTGAGACAGTCTGTGTTAAGACAAATGAATATACGCAGAATGATAGTAAATCAAAACGCGAATCAGCTTATCTTGAAGGAGCGGTTCTTTTGTTTTGTAAAAGTAAAAATGTTCCAGTAACTGTTAAAATATATGGTTCTCTTGCAACACGTAGTGCAGATGTGAGAAAACATGCAGAGGAACGTGTTGGTCGCACGACTAAGTATTGGGATAATAAAATGGCGGACGCTGTGATTGCGGCATGGCAGGGAGCCCGAAACTTGTGACGGAACCGGCTACTGTTGTGCAGTTGCAAGCTGGAATGCAATTATATAAGTATCGGCTATGTCATCGTATTGGCGGTGGAAGCTTCGGTGAAGTGTGGTTAGCTGAAGATCGTGCTGTTGACCATGAATACGCTATTAAAATATTGAAACCAGGAACACCTGTCCACCACCGACTGCGTGAAGCTCAGATTGGACATGTTCTCGACCATAATAATGTAGTCCGTGTTCACCAGGCAGATGTAACTAGAATTGGACAACATGATTATGTCATTATTGCCATGGACTATATGCCTAATGGTCCAATTACCATGCTTGCTAACCCTTCTCACTATCTTAGGCTACCTGATGTAATCCGTCTCGGAAAAGATATTTTACGGGGCCTTGAGTATTTACATGGGCACGACTTCTTTCACAATGATGTAAAACCAGAAAATGTACTTATTGGTCTGCACGAACAGGGTATGTTAACTGACTATGGAATTGTCGGGGTTACACAGGATGGAGCACCAGTCCAGCCCCCCACTTTTTATAAAATTCATGCTGCCCCTGAAGTATTGAACGCAAATGAGATTACAGCGCAGACTGATGTTTTTCAGGCTGGACTAACACTTTTTAGAATGCTAGTGGGTCTCGACACGCTTAGACAAAAGTTTAATGAGCTAGGTGAACAAGCATATTACAGAGCATTATCAGATGCCGATCTGATTTCAGTCTCAGATTTCCCTGCATATATTCCCCCGCGCTTGAAGCGAATAATTCTAAAGGCCATTAACCCAAATCTTGCTGAAAGGTTTCAGTCTGCCCTAGAAATGCGTAGAGAGCTTGAAAAATTGAATTTTCCTGGTTTTTGGACAGTAGAAGAAACGGGAGAGTTCGTTGGTTATAATGCCGCTTATAGTTATAGGTATGAACAAACTAAAAAGGTAGGTAATAGATATGATATTCTTGCATTAAAGCGTAGCCTCTCAACAGGTAGAGAGACCCGTTTCGCAAAATTTTGCCATACCAATGTAACGAGTGGAGTTGCAAAGAGAGAAATTGCCAAGTTTGTAAAAGCTGTAGTGGAGGGGGTGTAGCTGCTTAAAGCATATAAATACGGGAGAAGTTTTGGAAAGCATGAATTGTCTATCTCTTAGTCACCTGAGATAGATTGGGAAAAACACTTTCTTAAACGACTACGGACTACTATTCGGCCTCTTTATCGTCATATATTGCATCACTGGCTAACTCATCAAGTGCTGTGAAGACTGCTTCCAAATCTTCGCTATAGCGTGCAATGTAATTGGGTGTGACTACGCGGCGATCCAATGCATACGGAACTTGCTCATAGATGAGTTGCTTATGTTGACTCCAATATAGCCCCATCTCTTTCGGATTGAGACCGCTAGGAAGCCCGTCTTTGGTTGCAGTGTAATTAATTGTGCCTCCACTTGGAAGTATAGTTCTACTCAAGTGTAATAGGCAGTAATCTAGAAAGTGAAAGGTGTTATTCTTGTTTAGATAAGGGTTAAAACAAATATTAAATATGTAGTTGTTCATCGCCTTTGCTATTCCCAACTTGTTTTCAGCTCCAGATTCATTGTAATATCCGCAGCCAACGCCACTCCCCTCTGGAGGAACTGAATTGCTAAGTTGATAAATTACAAACGATTTAACAACAGAGCGTGAGGAGGCAATTCGATTTTCAATAGAATTATTATCTTGTTCATTACGAAATTTATTTGAAATGTGTTGGCTAAGCTCAAATGAGGCTATGCCGAGAAATTCCTGAATAGGAGCCTCATTAACTTCTGTAAAAAAGTTCCGCCGCGGTTTAATATACGTTTTCTTGAATCGCGAGAAGATATTTTGAGAAATTTTTCTCATGCCTACTAATGCAAGATCGCTGACTAATCCCGTTGTTGTACCGTTTTTATCTTGATGAAATATCAGAGCAGAGTACAGGTTGAATAACTGTCCTTGACGGTCAGCAGAACAATGCAACCTGAACATCATAAGGTCGTTCCAGCCAAGAACTCCGCGGTTGCTGGCCACAAGTTGCTGAAGAAGGCCCTTCCCAGCATAAGAGCCTTCACCAAAAATTCGCCATGCGATTTCTATCACACCTGATTCAGTTGTTTTGTGACGATGTTGGTGTCGATGTTCTGATGTATCTCCCCAGCCAGCTCTATCTAAAAGTTGAAGCAAAGTATAGATCGATCTATTCCGCAAACCTCTATCGTGGTACTCAATAGATGGGTAGCGCGGCAGATATTTAATGAGGGTATTAATGGCGTCATCGGCGACATTACGAGTGAAGCTATAAGACTGATTGGCGAGGACTCTCCAGAATTGATCGTAAGCATGATCACTTTGCCCTAATCGAAAGTCGTCTGATGATAAAACTGACTCAATTTTAACTCCTTTCAGAACTTGATCTACGGCATTCTTGTAAAGTACAAAGGTTTTCTGTGGCTCCGGTGTGACGAACCGTACTATGAGCTTTAGGTAATCTTCTAAGTTTCTAAAGTCGGGCTGATTAAAGCAGGCGCGTGAAGATAATTCTGCTTCATCCAGACTGTTCCAGTTAAACTTCAAAGTGTTTAAGTCGAATAGCTCTTTCAATAAAAATGCTGCAATTTCTTGCTGTTTAGCCACAAAATCTGAGAAGCTAGAATCATTTTTATACTCTTGTTTTATGAGGTCTCGTTGCACTGAGAATATTCCGCAACGCCCTTGCGTCTCGTCGGCATAAATACGTCTGAACAGCCCAGGATAGTTTAGGTGTATGAGTATCAGGTTTATAAGATCATGCTTATTAAAGTCTGTTCTACCTAAGTCGCTTTTCTCAAGCTGCATGAGCAGCATAGCGTTGACAAAACGCTTCACTTTGCGCAAGTCTCCAACAAGGGGTAGGTACCAAGTGGCTTTGTCTCCGTCGAGAATATTGGCTAATTCATCCAGCACGGAGCCCAGTTTCAACATCGTATCAGACGGAATTGTGCTGAGTTGGTTAGCTTGAGATTTCCAGTCCCTGCGTAAAAAATCCCGAATATGTGAGCTATCAACAAAGAGGCTTAGCTTCACCGTTATAAATTTCTCTAGAAACTCTCTCGCCCTCGAACTCTCCTCTTGGCTCCCTGCAAGGACTTCTGTGTCGTAACAGAGAATATAGGTCGCCTGTGAAAGCTTGAATGTCCGGCGTATCGCAAACAGTACGTTGTTTGTGGTTCTAGTGTCTAAACGATCAAGATCATCAATGACGACTATTACTCGACGGTTGATGCGTTTCAGGACCTCGTCAATATCATTAAGCAACTCATCAGCGGTCTCTTGTGATGGTTCTAATGTGAGCTTGAAGCCAAAGAATGAAATGTCGGCTTTCCCCTTTATCAACCGGGAGTATCGTGACACAGCAGGGCGAAACTCAGGAACGAATACTTTTTGTTGAATTGCTGAGGAGAGGTCGCGAATCAAACGATCGGCAAGATCAGGCTCGGAGGCGTAACGAAGCGGCTCAAATCGGCAAACAATGACTCTATCGTCTGCTTCTTCCCAATAATGTTGAGCAAGGTTGATAAAGCTAGTTTTACCGACTCCCCATGGCCCATCAACCCCAAAGGTAAGCCCTGAAAGGGCTTCGCTTTCAAGGACAGTATCCGCGAATGATTTGACCTGCTCATCGCCAGCAAGCAGATCTTCCTTGTCGTTATCGACTTCCTCGTCTGAAAGGAAGCGAAGTTGTGGAGGGGAAGTATTGGGTCTCTGTCGGCGATGCTGAACGAGAGGTGTCAAGAGTATCGTGCAGAGCAAAAGCAATACCGTTGGACCTGAATAAGGATCTACATCTTTTAGTGCTTCGTGGACCTTGGATAGCAGGGGAGAGATCAAATAGTTTGTCCAGATGCCTACAATGATCATGATCAGCAAGTCGACGCGAAGACTTGAGCAAATCCGTGATGTAGCAATATGCGCTCCTCGTTCGATGGCGTAGATTAGACAGAGCAGAAATATGGCCAGTGATATAACTACTATCCCCGTGGCTCTGATACCGATGGAAACGCCTGACAACATCGTAGCGAAGCTGTTTCCGAGGTAGTACGCGGACCAGCCCACTTCAGCTCCCACAAAACCAATGACAAACAGCCTCGCGAACACCAGTAACTCTGGCATATTCATTGTTTGATCGTGTTTGGTGGCAGCCATTAATTTCTCTCCAAGAAACGGGCTAGATCACAAAATATCCCATCAGTTTCGGTCTTGCTCCATAGGAAAAACTAGTACAGGAGAGTTGTACGACCAAACATAGAGAATATAGACCAGTGGCCAGCACGAAGCGCCACCACCGCCGGCTAGGGCGTGTTGACGTTTCGTCATAGGTGATAGATAGGCGCAAACTCGTCATATTGCGGTTCCCACACCAACAACAAGACGAGTTTGCGATGCCCCGATTGATGCTCAGTGACGAGCTTTGGTCGAAGCTGAAAGAGATCATGCTGCAAGAGCGAATCTATAACAAGCCCACACTACGAATGATGGTGGAAGGCATGTTGTACCGAATGCGGACGGGGTGTCCCTGGCGAGACTTGCCAGGGCAGTTTGGCGACTGGAATTCGGTGTTCAAAAAATTCAATTCCTGGTCTGCCCAAGGCAAGTGGTTGAGGATCTTCCGGGGCTTGATCCGCGAGCCGGATTTGGAATGGGAGTTTATTGATGGCAGCTATGTGAAGGCCCATCAGCACAGCGCAGGAGCCTGCACGGAAGAGTCTCAGGCGATTGGTAAGAGTCGGGCGGGCAATACCACGAAAGTGCATCTGGCCGTGGATGCCTATGGTCTTCCTGTGGAATTTGAGATCACAGGAGGCGAAGTCAATGACTGTACGGCAGCGGCGGAGTTGATTGAAAAGCTTCCCTTGTCAGAAGCGGTTGTCGGAGACAAAGGCTACGACAGTGAACGAGTGCGGGCACAGATCGAAAGGAAGGGAGCCAGGGCCGTGATACCGAGAAAGCGAAACTCTGTCAAAGGCAATGACGATATGGATTGGGGTTTATACAAGTGTCGCCATTTGGTGGAGAACGCCTTCGCCCGACTCAAGCAGTACCGGGCCATCGCGACGAGGTATGACAAGTTGAAGAGGAACTATGAAAGTATGGTAGCCATGGCTTGTGGGTATTTATGGCTGCCGATGTGAAACGTCAACAGACCCTAGCATTCAGAGAGAAATCCCTATATGGTGATTAATCTGTTGCTACTTCACTGATTTATCTCGTTATTCGAAAACGAACCAGAAATCAGGCGAATACGGATTGGAGGAGGAATGATGGCGGTCGTATTGATGACGCTGATTGGCTTAACGGTGGCCGCATGGCTGTGGCTCGCGTTAATAGCCATCATGGCGGTGAAAAACGATGACACCCTGGAACGGGGTCAAAAAGCGCTACAGTTTTTTATCATACTCGTGGCGCCACTTTTCGGCTCCTTAATGGCGCTCTACTTGGTAAACCAGTACTCGCCTGAAGCCATACCGCACCGGCTGATTCCATGGCCCTTCAAAAGCTTCTTGAACAGCGCCCGTAATGCGCGTAACCCCAATCGCGATGATAATAACGACCAGGGATTCGACTTGGCCATTAGTTCGCGTCAGGATGGCGGTATGTTCGATGTGGGGTCTGATGGCGGCGGTGGAGGAGGGGGCGACTAGGTCCCGATAACCGCCGGCGCTCCCTCCCCATCAACCCCACGCTACGCCAATACGCACTCAGTTTCCTCCTGTAGCAAAAGCCAACCAAACATAACAACTTTCCGGGCCTGAAGCCCTTGCCAATTCCTCTTTCTAGCCTAGTTTTTAAACACGGTGGTAATACTGGCTGAGGGAGGTTTTATGCGTTTGTATAGCTACAAAATGACCCACGATTCAGGCTTTGCGCCCAATCCTTTTGGCGAGTGGTTAACGTTGGCGACTTGCAAACCCTATATACGAAGGAATGGTAACGTTAAGGTAGATGAAGAGGGCGGAACGTGGATTGCAGGCTTTTCGTCCGCTACCTTGAACGGCGATGCAGTTGGCAGTGAGCGACTTGTGTATTTGATGAAAGTGGAGAAGAAGCTATCAATCAGCGCCTATTTTAAAGACTCTAGTTTCAAGAATAAGATTCCAGATATGTCGTCTAAGAGCGCGATAGAGCGAGCCGGAGATAACATTTACGACTTATTGCCGTCAGGCGACCCAAAAGATTACACACACTATCGGCAGGTCAAGAATCCTAGCCACTGGGATATAAAACAGGATAAGCCTCATATGGGGTGTCAGAAGGAAGATATCTCTGGTGAGAATGTGTTGATTGCGAAAACGTTTTATTACTTCGGCCGCGAGCCGCTGGTGATTCCAGACCACCTTCGGCCTTCTGTCCCCAAAGGTTCATCAGTCTATGGCAACCTAACGGAAGGTCAAAAAGCAGGCGACTTTATTGCCTTTATTGAAAAACACAAAAAAGGCCTCATTCATCTTCCCCACACATTCGACGCCGACGAAGAAATATGCAGCAGCTGCGCTCCCAAACCTGCGCAAAAAGCGCCGAAAACGACGTGCGCACCCCCTAATCAAAATCCCTCTCGCCGGGCAGCCACGCAATCACATTAAAACGCGCCGCGATCTCCCGGTATGCCGGTTGCTGGCGGAATTGTTTGTAGGCGATAGCGAAGTCGTAAGCCAGTTTGGCGCCGCTTTGGCGGCTGAAGGCGATGTACATGGGTTCGGAGGGGAACAGGGCGCCTTGCAGCGGTTGTACGACGTCTTCCAGATTTTCGATGGCGGTTTTACTGCGCAGCATGGCGTTGGAGCCGCCCAGTATGGCGTCGTAGCGGTCGTTGACCAGCATGAGGAAGAGTTGCGCCATGGTGACGGTGCGTTGTTGCAGCGGATAGTTGTTGCGGATCAACGCCATCGCCTCGTCATTGATGTGATAGCCGGTGGGAACGGCGACGCGCCAGCGGCTGACGAAATGCTCCAGCGGCGGATCGTAGAGAATTTCCTTGGCGCGGGACTTTTTGATGTAGATGGTGCTCTGTGAAATGTGCAGAAGATTGTCAGGCAGATATAGGGCGAACTTTTCACGCTCAACGGACTTCGCCATATAGGTCACGGCGTTCACTTCGCCGCTTTCCAGCATCTTGATGACGCGGGTCCAGGGCAGGCGCACGAACTCCACTTTCCATTCCAAACTGGCCGTCACCTGCTTGACGACCTCCGTATGAAATCCGCTCAGCTCCCCGGATTCCGCCACATATTCAAAGGGTTTGTTGTTGGCGTCCTCCATGCCGATGATCAAGGTTTGCGCAAGCGCCCCCTGCGAAAACAGCGCAAACCAGAGCCACAGAGCATAACGCATGACTTTCCCTCCCAGGCAATAGTGACAGTATAGTTACGATCTCCCGGGCGCTCGATAAATCTGCATGAATCCGCTCGGACGGCCCCTCCGTTGTGACAAAGCGATGGCTTGATAGGGGCGGCTCTGATTAAGCTATTCCTGTTCACCCAACTGGCCTAGCTCAAAAATCCCTGCGACATTTTGCCGCATCCATCTCCCGTAAAGGCTTCATTAATATGCCCTTTTTCTAACATAAAGAGTAAGGGGACGTTATGCGCCTGAACCGCGCGATCGGGGCTGTAGCAAGCCTTGCGCTGCCATTGGGGGCGGCGGCGGAAGAGGTCACTGTGTTACAAGCGGTGGAAGTGGTGGGAGAACGGCCCGCGTTGGTGACGGAGCCGACGGCTTTACAAACGGAAGTCATGGCGGAGAAACTGGAGCACATCAACAGCCCAGAGGTATCCGATGCGCTTAAATACGAGCCCAACCTGATCGTGCGCAAACGCTATATCGGCGACCGTAACGCCACCTTATCCTTCCGTGAGACGCACACCACCCAGACCGCGCGCGCCGTGGTGATGGGAGATGGCCTTATGCTCAGCAACTTCCTGGGTTCCAGCTTCAACTTCGCGCCCCGATGGAGCCTGATGCAGCCGGAGGAAATCGAGTGGATCGAAGTGCTGTATGGACCTTACGCGGCGGAATACAGCGGCAACGCCATGGGCGGCGCGGTGATCATGCACGGCCGCATGCCGGAACAGCGCGAGGCGCAGGTAAGCGCCGGGGTGTTTCTACAGGATTTCAGCGCCTACGGAAC contains:
- a CDS encoding GIY-YIG nuclease family protein produces the protein MFKLFDLLQLLSPTLSPADCKLHMAVWNGVEHPLDVFLAGDFEDWQRWQTKRNFERRFVVSLINIHGTDNWLFSGLYEQTGVEFKNEENCFYYDLGQVRDCAELSGRLVIKFSRNFRATYLLAERWSEDLLVSELKSERLTLSEFPGFKSVNLSKRELDCVIRQSIPSWKGALSSVSGVYVISDTMSGKLYVGSAYGEGGIWSRWSQYSSSGHGNNVELRALLNDLGAKSAEAFRFSILEVADVHANKNEVITRETHWKEVLLSRTHGYNSN
- a CDS encoding serine/threonine-protein kinase — translated: MTEPATVVQLQAGMQLYKYRLCHRIGGGSFGEVWLAEDRAVDHEYAIKILKPGTPVHHRLREAQIGHVLDHNNVVRVHQADVTRIGQHDYVIIAMDYMPNGPITMLANPSHYLRLPDVIRLGKDILRGLEYLHGHDFFHNDVKPENVLIGLHEQGMLTDYGIVGVTQDGAPVQPPTFYKIHAAPEVLNANEITAQTDVFQAGLTLFRMLVGLDTLRQKFNELGEQAYYRALSDADLISVSDFPAYIPPRLKRIILKAINPNLAERFQSALEMRRELEKLNFPGFWTVEETGEFVGYNAAYSYRYEQTKKVGNRYDILALKRSLSTGRETRFAKFCHTNVTSGVAKREIAKFVKAVVEGV
- a CDS encoding KAP family NTPase; this translates as MAATKHDQTMNMPELLVFARLFVIGFVGAEVGWSAYYLGNSFATMLSGVSIGIRATGIVVISLAIFLLCLIYAIERGAHIATSRICSSLRVDLLIMIIVGIWTNYLISPLLSKVHEALKDVDPYSGPTVLLLLCTILLTPLVQHRRQRPNTSPPQLRFLSDEEVDNDKEDLLAGDEQVKSFADTVLESEALSGLTFGVDGPWGVGKTSFINLAQHYWEEADDRVIVCRFEPLRYASEPDLADRLIRDLSSAIQQKVFVPEFRPAVSRYSRLIKGKADISFFGFKLTLEPSQETADELLNDIDEVLKRINRRVIVVIDDLDRLDTRTTNNVLFAIRRTFKLSQATYILCYDTEVLAGSQEESSRAREFLEKFITVKLSLFVDSSHIRDFLRRDWKSQANQLSTIPSDTMLKLGSVLDELANILDGDKATWYLPLVGDLRKVKRFVNAMLLMQLEKSDLGRTDFNKHDLINLILIHLNYPGLFRRIYADETQGRCGIFSVQRDLIKQEYKNDSSFSDFVAKQQEIAAFLLKELFDLNTLKFNWNSLDEAELSSRACFNQPDFRNLEDYLKLIVRFVTPEPQKTFVLYKNAVDQVLKGVKIESVLSSDDFRLGQSDHAYDQFWRVLANQSYSFTRNVADDAINTLIKYLPRYPSIEYHDRGLRNRSIYTLLQLLDRAGWGDTSEHRHQHRHKTTESGVIEIAWRIFGEGSYAGKGLLQQLVASNRGVLGWNDLMMFRLHCSADRQGQLFNLYSALIFHQDKNGTTTGLVSDLALVGMRKISQNIFSRFKKTYIKPRRNFFTEVNEAPIQEFLGIASFELSQHISNKFRNEQDNNSIENRIASSRSVVKSFVIYQLSNSVPPEGSGVGCGYYNESGAENKLGIAKAMNNYIFNICFNPYLNKNNTFHFLDYCLLHLSRTILPSGGTINYTATKDGLPSGLNPKEMGLYWSQHKQLIYEQVPYALDRRVVTPNYIARYSEDLEAVFTALDELASDAIYDDKEAE
- a CDS encoding IS5 family transposase, whose translation is MPRLMLSDELWSKLKEIMLQERIYNKPTLRMMVEGMLYRMRTGCPWRDLPGQFGDWNSVFKKFNSWSAQGKWLRIFRGLIREPDLEWEFIDGSYVKAHQHSAGACTEESQAIGKSRAGNTTKVHLAVDAYGLPVEFEITGGEVNDCTAAAELIEKLPLSEAVVGDKGYDSERVRAQIERKGARAVIPRKRNSVKGNDDMDWGLYKCRHLVENAFARLKQYRAIATRYDKLKRNYESMVAMACGYLWLPM
- a CDS encoding ABC transporter substrate-binding protein, whose protein sequence is MRYALWLWFALFSQGALAQTLIIGMEDANNKPFEYVAESGELSGFHTEVVKQVTASLEWKVEFVRLPWTRVIKMLESGEVNAVTYMAKSVEREKFALYLPDNLLHISQSTIYIKKSRAKEILYDPPLEHFVSRWRVAVPTGYHINDEAMALIRNNYPLQQRTVTMAQLFLMLVNDRYDAILGGSNAMLRSKTAIENLEDVVQPLQGALFPSEPMYIAFSRQSGAKLAYDFAIAYKQFRQQPAYREIAARFNVIAWLPGERDFD